The following are encoded together in the Echeneis naucrates chromosome 9, fEcheNa1.1, whole genome shotgun sequence genome:
- the LOC115048634 gene encoding rap guanine nucleotide exchange factor 1-like, whose translation MSSWPENKTASHLACLTMRLKGKLHPQRIRRSERIKHASSEKDTPPELNLQEQKKSGCVLEDQQRAVISSLQYFKALVDRLGVDRPGATKLVLDQSVIGRLLGGASSGVLEAVQTLVQLDPHLHNSETISACLTHLYLSLAKLIQWADQVMLRGNTHENKDSTASVTTMIRAVLDGVKDLVRLAAEREEGSAPLSPAQPTVGQTGGFDETSDPVSTCQGPVEEEDAKSAPPKPLMPLLLPPHQQEFSPPALPPKKRQPLSGPAPCRVAIVAPMRQEPREDSQEVDHLKPDSADNTHCASLSSEDDPDYDFLHTDLSSSETLPPLPPPSSLPPALPEKRRRSTAGTISSQAPPTFAFDSTPQNAPEEPMSSPLSPSRTPPPLPEKRRHIHQYLQVCSSYSAQPSIFYQTPPTISCRQVETGDSAPSPEQLSAPALPPKKKQQATAENDNQSGDSSQQEVGAGAEQEEVLLTNQQEVLLRITMKPEEEEGPDVKAASPEILLVYATQTDGSNDQVLFCEAFLSTYRTFISPDDVISKLQHRYRHLFDIPEHLKDAKDTFNLLVRVVDELCVMELESDLLLRLMELVFSLLIGGELGPAHLLRSNILSKMEQRWQLIDSPQSLRPLAARGVAARPGSLLDFRSQDLAEQLTLMDSGLFYKIELPEVLLWSKEQNEEKSPNLTAFTQHFNNVSFWVRSVIILQDKPQDREKLLLKFLRVMKHLRKLNNFNSYLSILSALDSAPLRRLDWQRSTAEALEEYGSLIDSSSSFRVYRAALAEVEPPCIPYLGLILQDLTFVHLGNPDTMMTSQGPKVNFSKRWQQFNILYSLRNFQQVHYSLQPHDDIILFFNDFSDHLAEEALWELSLRLRPRNASKTNQR comes from the exons ATGTCCTCCTGGCCTGAGAACAAGACAG cctCTCATTTAGCATGTCTCACTATGAGACTAAAGGGTAAGCTCCACCCACAGCGAATCAGACGCAGTGAACGAATCAAACATGCCTCTTCAGAGAAAGACACACCCCCAGAATTGAACCTGCAGGAGCAAAAaaag TCCGGTTGTGTGCTGGAAGACCAACAACGGGCCGTCATCAGTTCACTACAGTACTTCAAAGCTTTGGTGGACAGACTAGGAGTGGACAGACCTGGAGCAACCAAATTGGTCCTTGACCAGTCTGTGATCGGCCGTCTGCTGGGCGGGGCCTCCAGTGGCGTCCTGGAGGCGGTGCAAACGCTGGTACAGTTGGACCCTCACCTGCACAACAG TGAAACAATCTCAGCCTGTCTCACCCATCTCTACCTGTCTCTGGCTAAGCTGATTCAATGGGCCGATCAGGTGATGCTGCGGGGCAACACCCATGAAAACAAAGACTCCACAGCCAGCGTTACTACGATGATCAGGGCCGTGCTGGATGGGGTGAAG GATCTTGTTCGAttggctgcagagagagaagagggctCCGCCCCCTTGTCTCCTGCCCAGCCCACTGTGGGACAAACAGGAGGGTTTGATGAGACATCAGATCCAGTGTCCACCTGCCAGGGTCctgtagaggaggaggacgcCAAGTCTGCTCCTCCAAAACCCCTGATGCCCCTCCTTCTGCCCCCACACCAACAGGAATTCAG tcctccagctcttcctcctAAAAAGCGTCAACCATTGTCAGGCCCGGCTCCCTGCAGGGTTGCCATAGTAGCACCAATGAGACAAGAGCCAAGAGAGGACTCACAG gaggTTGACCATCTGAAGCCAGACTCTGCTGACAACACACACtgtg cTTCCCTGTCTTCAGAAGATGATCCAGACTACGATTTCCTCCACACCGACCTTTCGTCCTCTGAgactctccctcctctccccccaccCTCATCACTCCCCCCCGCCCTCCCAGAGAAGAGACGTCGCAGCACTGCAG GAACAATCAGCTCCCAGGCCCCACCCACTTTTGCATTTGACTCCACCCCCCAGAATGCTCCTGAGGAGCCCATGTCCTCCCCCCTGTCCCCCAGCAGgacaccccctcccctccctgagAAGAGAAGACACA tccATCAGTACCTCCAGGTGTGTTCATCGTACAGCGCTCAGCCTTCCATTTTCTACCAGACTCCTCCTACTATCAGCTGCCGACAAGTAGAGACCGGAGACTCCGCCCCCTCACCTGAGCAACTTTCTGCTCCGGCTCTGCCAccaaagaagaagcagcag GCAACAGCTGAGAATGACAACCAGAGTGGAGACAG CTCCCAGCAGGAGGTCGGGGCAGGGGCAGAGCAAGAGGAGGTGTTACTGACCAACCAGCAGGAAGTCCTCCTCAGGATCACCATGAAGCCTGAG GAAGAGGAGGGGCCAGACGTGAAGGCAGCCTCTCCTGAAATCCTATTGGTCTACGCCACGCAGACTGACGGCAGCAACG ATCAGGTTCTGTTTTGTGAAGCCTTCCTCTCCACCTACAGGACCTTCATCAGTccagatgatgtcatcagtaaACTGCAGCATAG atacagacacctCTTTGACATACCTGAACACCTGAAGGACGCCAAGGACACCTTCAACCTGCTGGTCAGGGTGGTGGACGAGCTGTG tgtgatgGAGCTGGAGTCTGATTTGCTGTTGCGGCTGATGGAGCTGGTGTTCAGCCTCCTGATTGGTGGTGAGCTCGGACCAGCTCACCTGCTGCGCTCCAACATCCTGTCAAAAATGGAGCAGAGGTGGCAGCTCATTGATTCTCCGCAGTCACTCCGCCCCCTAGCAGCCAGAGGCGTGGCAGCCAG ACCAGGAAGTCTTCTGGACTTTAGGAGTCAGGACTTAGCTGAACAGCtgactctgatggactctggaCTCTTCTACAAGATTGAG CTTCCAGAGGTGTTGTTGTGGTCTAAAGAGCAGAATGAGGAGAAGAGTCCAAACCTGACGGCGTTCACTCAGCACTTCAACAACGTGTCTTTCTG GGTCCGTTCTGTCATCATCCTTCAGGACAAACCTCAGGACAGAGAAAAACTACTGCTGAAGTTCCTAAGAGTCATGAAG CACCTCCGCAAGCTGAACAACTTTAATTCGTACCTGTCCATCTTGTCAGCGCTGGACTCTGCCCCCCTGCGGCGCCTGGACTGGCAAAGAAGCACGGCTGAG GCACTGGAGGAGTACGGCTCTTTGATTGACAGCTCATCGTCATTCAGGGTGTACAGAGCAGCTCTAGCTGAGGTGGAACCTCCCTGTATACCCTACCT cGGTTTGATTCTTCAGGACTTAACCTTTGTTCACCTGGGGAACCCTGACaccatgatgacatcacagggCCCAAAAGTTAACTTCTCTAAACGTTGGCAACAGTTTAACATCCTCTACAGTCTGAGGAACTTCCAGCAAGT CCACTACAGTCTGCAGCCCCATGATGACATCATATtgtttttcaatgattttagcGACCATCTGGCTGAGGAAGCACTGTGGGAGCTCTCTCTTAGGCTCCGCCCACGGAATGCCTCAAAAACCAATCAGAGATGA
- the LOC115048376 gene encoding dynamin-1-like, whose protein sequence is MGNRGMEELIPLVNRLQDAFSSIGHNSSFDLPQIAVVGGQSAGKSSVLENFVGKDFLPRGSGIVTRRPLVLQLINCPTEYAEFLHCKGKKFTDFDEVRQEIEAETDRVTGHNKGISPVPINLRVYSPIVLNLTLVDLPGMTKVPVGDQPADIEHQIREMLMQFVTKDNCLLLAVSPANSDLANSDALKIAKEVDPQGLRTIGVITKLDLMDEGTDARDILENKLLPLRRGYIGVVNRSQKDIDGKKDINAALQGERKFFLSHPAYRHLADRMGTAHLQKVLNQQLTNHIRETLPGLRSKLQSQLLSIEKEVEEYKNFRPDDPSRKTKALLQMVQQFAVDFEKRIEGSGDQVDTYELSGGAKINRIFHERFPFELVKLEGDEKTLRKEISYAIKNIHGIRTGLFTPDMAFETIVKRQIAQIKEPCQKCVDMVISELVNTVRQCAQKLAQYPMLREEMERIVTQHIRDRESRTKDQVMLLIDIELAYMNTNHEDFIGFANAQQKSSQMNKKKTAGNQDEIMVIRKGWLTINNIGIMKGGAKEYWFVLTAETLSWYKDDEEKEKKYMLPVDNLKLKDIEKSFMSSKHIFALFNTEHRNVYKDYRQLELASESQEEVDSWKASFLRAGVYPERSVDKEKVEAEESSGDGQIHSLDPQLERQVEIVRNLVDSYLSIIHRTVRDLIPKTIMHLMVNNTKEFIHADLLAQLYSCGDQNTLMEESQEQAQHRDEMLRMYHALREGLNIIGDISTSTVTTAMPPPVDDSWLQVTGMPSGRRSPMSSPTPQRRAPPGPPRPGGRAAPGPPSRPAVSPDPGPPPSVPSRPNRAPPPGVPSRPSKGSPAHGESSQSSIDG, encoded by the exons ATGGGGAACCgggggatggaggagctgaTCCCGCTGGTGAACCGGCTCCAGGATGCCTTCTCCTCCATCGGCCACAACTCGAGCTTCGACCTGCCGCAGATCGCAGTGGTGGGCGGGCAGAGCGCCGGGAAGAGCTCGGTGCTGGAGAACTTCGTGGGCAA AGACTTCCTACCTCGTGGTTCGGGGATTGTCACTCGCCGCCCTCTGGTGCTGCAGCTCATCAACTGTCCCACAG AATATGCTGAGTTTCTTCACTGCAAAGGAAAGAAGTTCACCGACTTCGACGAAGTTCGCCAGGAGATCGAAGCTGAGACAGACCGGGTGACGGGACACAACAAGGGGATCAGTCCAGTCCCCATCAACCTGAGGGTTTACTCCCCCATTG TGTTGAATCTGACCCTGGTGGATCTGCCTGGGATGACGAAGGTCCCAGTTGGAGACCAGCCAGCCGACATCGAGCACCAAATCAGAGAGATGCTGATGCAGTTCGTAACCAAGGATAACTGCCTGCTATTGGCTGTTTCTCCTGCCAATTCTGACCTCGCCAACTCTGATGCCCTAAAGATTGCCAAGGAAGTCGACCCACAAG GTCTGAGGACCATTGGTGTGATCACCAAACTGGATCTAATGGATGAAGGAACTGATGCCAGAGACATCTTGGAGAACAAGCTGCTCCCGCTCCGCAGAG GGTACATTGGGGTGGTGAATCGCAGTCAGAAGGACATTGATGGAAAGAAAGACATAAATGCAGCACTACAGGGTGAGAGGAAGTTCTTCTTGTCTCACCCGGCGTACCGACACCTGGCCGACCGGATGGGCACCGCCCACCTACAGAAAGTCCTCAACCAG CAACTGACCAACCACATCCGGGAAACATTGCCGGGGTTACGCAGCAAACTGCAGAGTCAGCTGCTATCAATTGAGAAAGAGGTGGAAGAATATAAGAACTTTAGACCGGACGACCCAAGTCGCAAGACCAAGGCCCTGCTGCA GATGGTGCAGCAGTTTGCTGTGGACTTTGAGAAGCGAATCGAAGGATCTGGGGATCAGGTCGACACGTACGAACTGTCAGGAGGAGCCAAGATCAACCGGATCTTCCATGAAAGATTCCCTTTTGAACTGGTCAAG ttgGAGGGCGATGAGAAAACCCTTCGTAAAGAGATCAGCTATGCCATCAAGAACATCCATGGAATCAG GACTGGTCTGTTCACTCCTGACATGGCATTCGAGACCATCGTGAAGCGCCAGATCGCTCAGATCAAAGAGCCGTGTCAgaagtgtgttgacatggtgatcAGTGAGCTTGTGAACACAGTCCGCCAGTGTGCACAGAAG TTGGCTCAGTATCCGATGctcagagaggagatggagagaatcGTGACACAGCACATCAGAGATAGAGAGAGCCGTACCAAAGACCAG GTGATGCTGCTGATTGACATCGAGCTGGCCTACATGAACACGAACCATGAGGACTTTATTGGCTTTGCAAA TGCTCAGCAGAAGAGCAGCCAGAtgaacaagaagaaaacagcaggaaaccaG GACGAAATCATG GTGATCCGTAAAGGCTGGCTTACCATTAACAACATCGGCATCATGAAGGGTGGAGCCAAAGAGTACTGGTTTGTCCTGACGGCCGAGACGCTGTCCTGGTACAAGGACGATGAG gaaaaggagaaaaagtacATGCTTCCTGTGGACAACCTGAAACTCAAAGACATTGAGAAAAGCTTCATGTCgagcaaacacatttttgctCTGTTCAACACTGAGCACAG GAACGTGTATAAGGACTATCGTCAGCTGGAGCTGGCCAGTGAGTCGCAGGAAGAGGTTGACAGCTGGAAGGCTTCTTTCCTACGAGCTGGAGTGTACCCTGAACGCAGCGTG GACAAAGAGAAG GTGGAGGCGGAGGAGTCAAGTGGTGATGGACAGATCCACAGTTTGGACCCTCAGCTGGAGCGGCAGGTGGAGATCGTCAGGAATCTGGTGGACTCCTACCTGTCCATTATCCACCGTACTGTCAGAGACCTGATACCTAAGACCATCATGCACCTGATGGTCAACAAC ACAAAAGAGTTCATCCACGCTGACCTGCTGGCTCAGCTGTACTCCTGTGGAGACCAGAACACCCTGATGGAAGAATCCCAGGAGCAG gCTCAGCACCGTGATGAAATGTTGAGAATGTACCATGCTCTGCGTGAAGGCCTCAACATCATTGGTGACATCAGCACGTCCACCGTGACCACAGCGATGCCTCCACCTGTTGATGACTCCTGGCTGCAAGTGACAGGGATGCCGTCGGGACGCAG GTCGCCCATGTCCAGTCCAACCCCACAGCGTCGGGCCCCTCCTGGACCGCCTCGTCCAGGTGGCCGCGCAGCCCCTGGCCCACCCTCTCGTCCCGCAGTGTCACCTGACCCAGGACCCCCACCTTCTGTCCCCTCACGGCCCAACAGAGCACCCCCACCTGGAGTccccag TCGGCCCAGTAAAGGCAGTCCGGCCCACGGAGAGAGCTCCCAGTCTTCTATTGACGGTTAA